TATGGAGCGAAATAAGTAGAAAGACATAGTTAAATATAAGTATGGATTTACTTACCCGATTAGTAAAAGGGAATCCATAGGTGAACGCGTCTAGGAATATACGTATGTAAGTAGGTACGTATGTATGTTGGTATGTTCACATGTATGGGTGTGTGTACGCATGTaagaatgtatgtatgcatgaattgatatgttagagttttaacgttactaattatgcgtttgaggtTGGTACGTAATGCAGGAATGAGCACATCAGATTCTTATGAAGTTTAAGCCGAACCCGGAACAAGAGAATGAGGAAGGATAGTTGAATGAACTGAAGATGCATTATCGAACGTTATTTAATCTTTAATTATATGAGATTAATGTTATATAATGTTTTCGTTGACTAATGGCTAACTTGTATGTGATGCCACAGGTGCTACACGGACTTCTTCAGCTACTAAGGAAGTGAAGCGGACCTAGATTGAGTCAAGTACAAGGATTGTACAGAAAGATCGGTCACATAGTTGGAGTATATAACGTCTAGAAGTCTTAATTTTAGTACAaatgttgtgaattctttttATAGAAcgttcacattttgagaatttggaaccttcatgtaaataatgtagtcaATAAGGAAAGAAAATTTATGGCTCTTTTTCCACTGCGTCATTTTTAAGGTTAAACGTGATAGGGCGTAACAAATGTTTTTCCCTTTCAACGCTTAAGTTTGAGCAGAACGGATCTGGTCAGGCAAATTAGAATGGATGGTGAGTTGCAAGGCGCGAACACGTTTGGGTTTCGTTTCCTTCCGACTAAGGACATCAGCTACGACGTTAGCCTTACCTAgatgatacttgattgcacagtcgtagtcgtttaagagttctacccagcgacgttgtcgcatatttaattccttttgatcaaagatatgctgaaggctcttgtggtcggtataaatagtgcatttagtaccgtaTAAGTTATGCCTCCAGATTTTGAGCGCAAACACCACGGCCCCCAACTCTAAGTCGTGAGtcgtgtaattcttttcatgaaccttcaactgccaagaagcgtaagctatcaccttttcacgttgcattagcacacaaccgaGACTTtgaatagaagcatcacagtataccacaaaatcctTGGTACCTTCGGGTAAAGaaaagatcggtgcactgcagagtttctgtttcaagagttggaaagcatcctcctgcttcgttccccaagaatatactacgcctttctgtgttagtgCAGTGAGTGGTTGAGCGATcctcgagaagtctttaataaatctgcGATAATACCCAGCGAggccaagaaattgtcgcacctccgaaggatttctcggtgccgcccaatttctgatagcatcaatctttgcgggatccaTGTGTATCCCTGATTCGTTCACAATGTGGCCGAGGAAGTGTACCtttcgaatccagaagtcacacttagagaatttcgcgTAGAGtttctccttcctcaggagctccaagaaAAGAAGCAAGTGTCGCTCGTGGTCTTCCTTGCTCTTAGAGTAGATtaagatgtcatcgataaacacaatgacgaaatcatcaagatacggtttgtagacgcggttcatgaggtccatgaaaaccgctggtgcattagttaacccgaacggcataaccaaaaactcataatGGACATACTGTGTTCGAAAAGCCGTTTTGGGgacatcctcctctcggactctcatctgatgatagcccgatcttaaatcgatcttcgagtaaaaacttgacccttgcaactggtcaaacagatcatcgatacgtggcaaagggtaacggttcttgactgtcaccttgttgagctctcgatagtctatgcacatacgaaaagacccgtctttcttcttcacaaacagaactggggctccccaaggcgaagaccTGGGTTggataaaacctctatccaacagttcttggAGACAGTTCCtgcaactctcctggtgcaagacaATAAGGGGCGCGAGCAATCGGGGCTGCCCCGGGTGTGAGGTTAATCTGAAACTCCACCTGATGGTGTGGAGGTAAACCAAGAAGTTCTTCAGGAAATTCACGGACAACAGGCAGATCTTCGATTTTCCATTCTTCAGACTGAGTGTCAATAATAAGTGCTAAAATAGCAGGATAACCCttacgtaaacacttctgggctttcatagcTGAGAACATGCCAACCATTGCACCACTACAGTGACCTTGAACCAACAAAGGCtctccactagggagagggatacgtACGGTATTCTCTTTACAAAGTATGTCAGCACGgtgcttggacaaccagtccataccaaccaCAACATCGAAACTACCGAGGGTAACaggaaggaggtcaatgtcaaacacttgacccacaaGATCTAGTTTACACCCAAAAAGAACATGCGAAGCTTCTATTGTTTTGtcatcagctaattctactacatgcttagcttctagaggtgttggtgttaACCCTAATCGCTGACTGAactttaaggacacataactccaatcggcaccggaatcaaataacacagaagcaaggagattgttcacagaaaacgtaccagtcacgacAATGCCGTCGTTCCTAGCATCACCAGCACCAATTGTAAATACCCTTCCACGAGCACCATTGCCCCTATTGTTGCCgttattgttgttcccagcattgttattcTGACGGTTGTTGTTATCATTGGCATTttgattcagctgagggcaatcccgtttAATGTGACCCTCGTCCCCACACTGGAAACCCCCTTCCTATTTCCTTGGTTTTGATGGGGCTGCTGCCTTTGCTGTTGCTggtgctgctgttgttgctgctgattctgctgctgctgttgctttGGGAACGGGGCTCTACAGTCTTTTGCCATATGGCCCACCTTATCACACCTATGGCAAGCTCGGACACACGGTCCACGATGATGATAaccacacttgttgcactttgaCTGCCTTCCAGCGTAGGAGCCTTGGTTCGGATTGCTGCTCTGACCTTGGTTAACATAGGAGGACTGATTGAAGCTACGAGTGCTGCTTTTGTCTGGCTTTTTCTATGTCTGCTTCTAGTTGGACACCTTGTCCGCATCATtccacttgcgcttgttatcactagcagGGGTAGTAGTAGCTGTAGGAGTAGCAGAAACACGAGGCGGTAGCGAACCATGCTCGACCTCTTGGTCGGTAATCTTGTGTGCTAAACGAATGATCTGTGGCACGTTGTTAAGATTTGcagcagtgaccaaactcttaaCTTGCGGTGCtaagcccttgatgtacaattcaaTTCTTCGAGGTGGGGGTCGAGATAAGCTAGGGCACATGTTTGCTAGCTCATGAGatcgtttcgtgtaagcctcgatctcagacccctcAATCTTCAGATTGTAGTATTCATTCTCGAGTTTCTGACTCTCATCACGATGACAGTACTCTTCccgcatcaactccttgaaatcatcccaagtagtggcATCGGCCATTTCGATGCCCAACATctgcacttgggcattccaccaagttaaggcaccatccCCCAATGTTCCTGTAGTATACTTCACTcggtcccccacgggacagttaCACATAGCAAAGACTGACTCAACTTTCTCAAACCAACGAAGTTGCCCCGCAgctccttcagtcccactgaatgtctgtggcttacaatccatgaacgtcTTAAACGTGCAAATAGGCAGATTGTTTTGATTCTGATTCACTTGTTGACCTAAGGACGAAAGAAAAGACAATACACGGGTAAGAGTTGAGTTCGCGACACAGGAATAAAGAATATTTGGCACATATtgtaccagcctgataagccgctagggcttcaaCCACACGAGTGTCGATTAGGTCTGTTAATTCGGCCTGATTCATAGCAATGTTGCCACGTCCACCGCCGCGGCCACCACCACGTCCACTATTACGTCcaccacgtccactcatgattctatataagagaagggaaaAGGTTAAGGGTCAGAATTGAGTAGGAATTAAACATCACAATGACTTCTACAGACTACCAGGTTTACATCAGacaacagagcggaacccctttcacacttgttaagcctcactaggactcacatgcaccccacattattattatgtgtgcacccattaTAACAATgcaatttgcatgtttatctcagctcCTCCCAACTCGTGCTAAAAGGTTCCTCAATTTCGAATAGCAAGACAAAAGACATCACAAAACATAAGTCATGAAAGTCGAGAGGAAGGTCGCAGTGTGACTCTATCAACCACATAGCATAGACAAGTAACACATGAATTCAGTCTGTAGTGCTAAGTGTGCAATCACATGCAACatcatacataagtgtacactagatatgctatgcaataagtaaacgagagacgaaccttgcaatctggagctgagtgtcatggtcgatttcaaagttgttcggttatagtctggttttataaaagcattttaaaaccaagttcactataaccagtggctctgataccacactgtcacacccccaaaataccacatgcggaaacgcCGTGGgatgtgtgacgtaccaggatccagccactaatcacattgaactataacaatatattaaataaaagattcCATTTATTTCATAATATAGTTTCAAATCATAACTTAAACCAAAACGTCATCGGGAGCATAATGTAAATCGTTATTCAACTGTTTCAAAACAAGTGTACGAAACCAAAGAACATGTATCCAAGagactcgacccatgaccactccagcactcccagatagtaAGTTCCACATCCATGAATCTAACgtcctgcaagcatgcagacaagtgtgtcagacaacgatggtgagttcatagtttgttaACACGTTTAGTTACCACGTATGAATTTAAAACATATCAGAGATTCGATGTTGttaataactcgattaccgcagatggctccagattgtttgcccttccccaatgctttatcaaacattggtcgagtggttaaggtaattagttcacgctcgtcctccccggtacggtgtgagggtgccaaacctaatagcgttatcaactaataacctcgttgcctccccggcaactaattcggtatatgatgggacttaaatgatagatatgagtgtattaaccaacatcccaaGTTTAACATTCCAGTTAAACCAATTTACCTAATATTCCTCCTCAGAatatttaccagatgtccctctctgggacgcatgcttgaaaaagacagtgaactcaccttagatttgctcagTATATTAAGTTACCCGTTCTAGTTAGTCAACCAatcctaccgtggttaccaatgaAATTAATTTCGTAATAAATTAAGTCACGTATTTACACAGTTTACATTTATCACAAAGATCACCGTATAACACTTAGCAATTGCTCATTCTCACAACAATCCACATCCCATGTGCATGACACGTAATACATTCAATTAGTGAATTTGCTACTCACATTAATCAAACCAGATTACTCATTCCTAATCAACATTATCATGCAATCAGATAATATTTATAACACAAATATCCAGTATCATAATCATCACAGTGGAATACCTACACGAAGGAGAACCTTCGTGAAAAAGATCCTTCATGGTGAAGGTCTATACTTCGTCCAGAAACAATTGTGATGAAGATTCAGATGGTTCGTCAAAAGACTTGTCGACAAAGAATAAGATCCTTCGTCGACCTAAACCTTCGTCGACCTGGGGTTCGTCGCCTGACCTTAACAGTTTCAAGGTTTCCTTAATTTCAGTAAATAGTTGCTATAATCCCAAAACGGATCAAACCATCTAATTCAGTTAATTATCATTCATGTTCATACAACCCCTAATCATCAGTTCATCATCATTAACACACTAACTTAAATCCATAACACCCTTCATCATACAACCATCAGAACTGTGTGTATAACATACGGCTCAATAGATCAAACACAAACATCGTACACCCTAATCATCGGTAAAATCATTATGAATGCTTCTAATCAGCCGATTATCACAGAAACTTGCCAAATCCTTATGATCATTCTAATATTGATTTATCGGATTATCACACATGCATTCAACGAATTCATACATGCTGCCTAACGATCCTTAGAAAACACACTACTCATGTAATACATCAATTATCATAAACACAGCCATATCAGTACATTCAAACACAATTAGTACACTAACCGGAGTACGATGTGGGAGCGAAGATGCTTAgattcgagagagagagagagagagagagggagagagagctcCCGAGAAGAAGGCTGCCGAAGGTTAGTTGAGGGAATTAGGGTTTGCAGTATGGTCAGTTATGTGATATAATAGAACCTTCTACGTAATATACTCGAGTAATGAATTGGGCCCTTCCTGGGCTTCGAAGGTAACTGGGTTAGATCAGGATGACTTTGGATTTTCCATAGGTGCCACAGAGATGATGGGTGCAGACtttaaagagagagaaagagatgggTGTGCCTGATCTTGTGAAGAACAtgtggttttttatttttattttttaattatatggATACTTTGATAATTTAACAAAACTTAACAACAAAATTCTAATtgggttagaaatttggactcaaatggttaaagaaaatacTTACGGGGattcaggtcgttaaactttttgcttttagactcaactagttaaaaatcataaaacacagggactcaaaaagtaatttaccttttattattattattattattattattattattattattattattattccatatataagtttGCAACTTTTTTGTGCAATAccacttgtacattgtgcttcaagagtttttcaaaaaaaaaaaaaacttgattttttacttttaaccaaaatctttttacctttttcaattttaaccttacctaatttgtttttttaactttaacaaaaaacttttcattatttgaaATTTAACTAcgcaacttttgtcacttatactttttatctctcgcaaattttcgttttacgtatagctctaaattttttgagttaatacgacgcaacgtgcatgtgtggttcaacgtttttacctctatttttccatgtttgacaggttcgtcgcaacacacgtatcctaggtcgagtcagtgttggtggtcgatgacggttatgtgacattagtactatctGACACACCGTTTTACgctccgccgcaacgcggggtggttatacatatggttgtcgtaacgctggctttgggggttttccaaaaaaaaagtgttttttttacttttcacccaaaagtatttcataaattacttttaacccaaaactatttgtttttttacttttaacccaaaaatttttatcttttgcaacatattctcacaacttttttttactttcaactttgatcctttatagttttcattttccgcattTTTTttgctttatgcttggttctaaattttgtgacttaacacatcgcaacgtgcgtctttggtttaatgtttttacgtttcgttctaaattttgcgagttaacacgacgcaacgtgcgcgtgtgggtgaacgtttttacatcgtctattttcccccgtttgacaggtttaacataacgtgcgggtcatAGATTGACTTAGTTATATCTAAaaaatccccgccgcattgcggcaggtcgcaatcctagttattattattttttattttttttatttttattttttttgtgaaTGACTCAACTGATGAGGAGGAAGACAATGGAATGGATTTTCTTGATCAAATCCTTgcattacaaaaaataaaaataaaaaatagagtGAGTTAAATGATTGGTTGTGGTGGGTTCTCCAACTAATTCATAAAAAATGGAAGTTCTTATTGGAGTCACTAGGTTTCGGTATTCAGATaggggatagtgcacggtcctctcaatcgccggagtgatctcactcTGGGAGCCGCTGCCCGAtcaagctagctccgcggtgacttctccatgccgagttcttaccctggacgacatatgccactcccaagactcgaacccagTACCTCTGAGAAGAGGTGGGTATCGGTGGCCAACTAGGCTATCCCAGTTGGTTGGTTTCGGTATTCAAATATCTATCAACTTGATTACAACTTTTTGGGGACTGTTTAAAAGGATGGTGGGTGCAAACAaaaattttaacattttcatctaAAGATAAATTCATAGGAAAAATTTAGGTTAGTAATAGAGACAATAAGAAGCGTAATTTTAACATTACAAATACACTTACTAGCTAAAAATTTAGGTTAGGAAAAATTTTAACATTACAAATACACTTACTAGCTACTAACACATTTATGACATTCTCGATGAGAAGATTCAGAAGAGGGACAAGAAGTGATTCTTCAAAAGATCATGTTGTCTCAAGGTCCCATCCTCGTTGGCACTCCTTACCAAATTCGATTCCCATGTTCTATCTGCAGCAGAAAATAGTGGTCTCAAGGAATCAAGTTAAAAGCTTTTACAACTAACCAAAGTAATATTGGAACCTAATTAATGTCCAattgaaatattttttttttaaagtgaCTTTCTTTTTTAGTGACCCAATGTCACACCGTTTAAACGGTAGCTCCTAGCCAACATCTGCCCAgactacgttgtcttaaccgggctcgtgctgggttggtcagacttggttaTGGCGTTCCTCCAGAAATCGTACTGCCTCAACACGAGATGCCTCGCTGAAGTAACAGGCGGATGAAAACCGGGGTGCGGCTCAGGATCGAACCCCCGTCGGTGATAAGAAACCAAATATATCTTAGAGTCAGGGCTGGCCCAAGCCCAAGTATTTTGAGGCTTGGGCTTTAGGCCTCTAAATCAATAGGGTCTCcaacttaaaaaaaattatatatgatatttgggttgggttgggttgaacTTATCTgtatacatataaaaaaatatataaaaatacaaaaaattaaatTAGCTTCGCCAATAATGAGCCTTTAAGTTTATTTTGCCGGTCCCAAGCCCGGGTAAAGCAAGGTTTTTCTcaaatagtgttttttttttttttttggaaaagagGCCTCGAGTAACTTAACACATGTTAGTGATAAGGAGCACACAAATGTAAAAATTACAATCACTGGTATCAATTATGTAATTATTGAATCTTTGAGACCAACTCTGCAATATCTATAAACCACAGGTAAGTATGTAACAACTAGGTATTTAACTCTATATCTTAATTACAACaaatttttttaattcttttgcTGTGTCATTGGAATAGTGTTGATAGGTTAATAGTCTATCTTTAAACCACTTCCTTCCTAAGTAGCCACCATCCTCCGAAATAGTTGCTACACAAATTAATTTTTATGAAGTCATCATTGGAAAAAAGATTGGGGTCAGTAGAAATTTATGTACTATACACTCTTATGTAAATCAAAAAATAACAAGGTCACTCGAACACGTTCCACTCTATAATATATACCTCCATCCATGTTTATAACAATTATTATAAGTTGAAGAAAATGAGAATAAAAATATATAGCTTTTGACACCAAAAGCCGGATCCAAATTATACCCTTGTGGGCTGTCCTGATATTCTATATATTCCAAGAGACTTTCCTGAAAAGGTAATTCAAATGGACAGGCTATTCTTGGAAAAAGTTTAATTTTCTAGCTGTCAACCATATCGGGTGGTGGTTTGGTCCACCGTCCATCTTTAAATATACtttgtttttaacaaaacaaATATGCTATACTTTCTAATTTCATGCTTCTATAAGCAAACGTAAACAAAGTTAGCTATTAATAATTATAAGATAAATCTTTATACATAGAGAGATTacaattaaaatataaaaatatagcTAGCAAGCAAATGATAATGATAAAACATCAATAACTATCTTAGTATTCAATCTATAGATAGAAGAATCACTAACATGCAAACCTAAAGATAAATGATAAATCAAATTATTACTTATAATATATAATACTAACTAGGATAGATGATAAACCCTTATCACCCAAGAAAAGGACACGTGCATTCACTATGAAACGCCATACAACTCCTAGAAAGACCATCTTCAATGGGTCTGTCGACGAGTCTGGACGTTGATGTGCAAGAAGGGCAAAACCATCGCTTGTTTCTGAGGCCAAGGTCCGTGTGTATGGAGGTTTTGTGAGAGAAAGAAAAGGTGTTGGCCGGAAAAGTCGACAAGGGAGATCCTTGGCGTGGTTGGTGCTCTAAACGGGATATACCCATGTCTAAGATATCCTATTAGGCTATTTCTCTTCAAGAGTAGCTTGATGGAACAACTCAAAAGTAGAGTAGGTAAGTGCATGGGGAaattttttttaatgtaaatTAAGTTCAGATAATCTAATTTTAATCCTAATAAAACTTAGTATATTATCCCATTTATATATGGTATATCATTTTGCTTCTTCCTTGTtgattcttcttcttttggttatCATTAAGTGGAAATATAAAGCAATTATATGAATATGTTGTCTCATCTACCTTTTGATTTTGATGCGtttttgtatgtatgaaaatagCGTGGTATCATATTCCAGTTGGATCTCTTTTTTACAAGTTGGCATTTGGCAATATATTTATATAGATATATCCAATGATATCCGTGAGCGTCGATTTGTATTTATTTTTCATTAAATTTTGGTTATTATATACACACATTGACTAAATAGCTTTTGACTTTTATAATTAGTGATTTACCATGACTTGACCTGGGTATTTTGTAGCAAGAGAACGTGGGCTTTTAGCTAGAGTTATTCAGAAATCAGAtctattttctaaaaaaatagggtTTTCCAATAAGTCAATTGGAAACAACGTGGTGGTGTTAATCTACGGTAATTGTTCAGTGAATAACTTGTTCTCTTTCTTGAATTTGTAACCATGTTAAGGTTACAATTCTTGAATCTTTAAGGATACCTTTACTTGGGTGCTCTCGAGCTTAGATTATTCCATCTCCTTTTATTTTTCTATCACACGTTTATCTTGTTGTTTAGGCATATCTTGGCCTATGGGACCAACATTGATTACAAGGCGAACCACACCATGTTGTTGCGTTGCATTACTTGTGTACATTTACCATGTTGTTAGGCGGTAACTCTAATGACCCAAGTTAATGGCGACACTATTCTTTCACTCACTTTCAGTAAACCATATTAATTGATTAAAGTCATTAACATACACACAAACACACGCGCGCGCACACATACACACGCGCGcgcacacatacacacacacacaccttgctTACCCATGATCTTCCTTTGCTAGCTTGACATTAAGGGGGTAAGTTTCCCCCAAACACCTCAAGAATCTAGCCAGGAATGGCCATGGGGGAAGATAAGATAAAACTTGAAAAGATCATATAAATCATTAAAAAGTTTGATTAGACTAATGATTCTTGAGTTTATCCTAATGATTACAATGATTAGAGAGTGTGGGTAGAAGAGAAGTGTGTAATGGAGAAGAGGGGAGAGAATGAGCAAATGAAAATGGCGGAAAAGACCTCTATTTATAGGTTGGCTGGGGCGAGGCGCATCTCGTGCCTGGCTAGGTGACTGTCTGTACCCAGTAACCGAGACACGGGTCGTGGTCAACTTTGTGGGTCCCACAGGATCTTCCAAATCTTCCAGAAGCTTTCCTTTTGTCTTGTACTGCCGAGACATAGGGCGTGTCTCCGAGGCATGGGTCGTGCATGGCTTTCTTTGCGTGATCTTCGCGCAGTGGGCTTCCGGAGGTGTATGGTGGTTTTAAGATCCGAGGCACAGGGTGAGTCCTCCGTGGCATGGGGCGTGTTTGGACAACTTTTTCTATATTTCTCTGTTTTCCCCCggttttgcttcttttgttattctTTGGTTATTTTTGTCCTTAAAATTCAATATAAATCAATTTAAGTctattttaaacattttattaATGAAACATATTATAAATGGATGATAATTTGATATAAAAACATGCACATTTTTGCTTATATCATCGAGTTTGGTGAATTAAAGTTGTAATGTTGAAGGTAGATTGTCTAACTTCTTTTGTTCTACTAGTGTTAGTAGACCTGTTTTTGTTTTGCAATGTGAATAAGTCTTTAAAACAAACGGGTTGGATTTGTGATTCAACATATGGtaataaatgataaaaatttAGTTAATCAACTTGATATTGTTGAATATAATACTAAAGTCGAACATCCTAATCGAACAAGTCCCATGGTAACTAAAattggttgtcacaccccgatttccacgtgtctcaccggtgggcccggtgggggatttccatgacgtagttggcaacaatatagtcaaaccacacaatatatgaatgcacagcggaagcataaagataaacatatatttcaacgttaagtgtaatatcaaagtatcaccattgttgaaataaaatccacagaggatcaataataataataataaagtattgttcaacagacttcaggcatcttaagcttgcgagacttctaatgatgctaaggagaaatcccagccaattacgcattgtacctgcatttagtctttttggaaaaatacgtcagtttacactgttaaatacattcaactgccacttttgtaaaatgtttaataaaattggtttaaatgcacaaggcacaaactctttataacttgggataatttataattaaatcttgtaaaaaattacatgtttgctatgcgttcggtcgcccgagtcgtgtcgggttaaaggttaatagacacgccacaagcataaagccgtggcaggaaaaccaacggttatacctttaattaatatagacacaatgccgggtgtacgcctacacccggatgtcgaggtagtggccatttcgtaaaacgatgccaaggatatccgggacatggtcattaagctcccaaaggcgtaaagccaacaaaacaagtttttaaacgggtcacactgataatacccaactactaatgagttggggtcaattgcccgaccaagcggtaatttaaataccgtaacccaagcccgtatatcggaaaataagttaaaagtatttacctttgcaagtataattccttaattgaaataaattgcagatagcttttactggccccctaatctggaacgaaggtttaaattaacctattagaatcctaacgggtctttaatttagccgtggcttagaccggtcagtttcgaaggatagttacggtttaaccgcgtgaaaggcgaaaccgtgaatggagtgtgattttgacccaacaa
Above is a window of Helianthus annuus cultivar XRQ/B chromosome 14, HanXRQr2.0-SUNRISE, whole genome shotgun sequence DNA encoding:
- the LOC110907430 gene encoding uncharacterized protein LOC110907430 encodes the protein MSGRGGRNSGRGGGRGGGRGNIAMNQAELTDLIDTRVVEALAAYQAGQQVNQNQNNLPICTFKTFMDCKPQTFSGTEGAAGQLRWFEKVESVFAMCNCPVGDRVKYTTGTLGDGALTWWNAQVQMLGIEMADATTWDDFKELMREEYCHRDESQKLENEYYNLKIEGSEIEAYTKRSHELANMCPSLSRPPPRRIELYIKGLAPQVKSLVTAANLNNVPQIIRLAHKITDQEVEHGSLPPRVSATPTATTTPASDNKRKWNDADKVSN